In Azotosporobacter soli, a single genomic region encodes these proteins:
- a CDS encoding methionine ABC transporter ATP-binding protein — MIEVDNLQKSYSDTPVLKNINLRIEAGEIYGLVGRSGAGKSTLLRCINGLEQYDGGALRVEGFDIRSHSEKEIRNFRKNIGMIFQHFSLMERRTVYQNVALPLECWGYPSAEIDRRVKELLRLVDLEDKMSEKPRALSGGQKQRVAIARALSLNPKILLCDEATSALDPKTTSSILQLLRRINETFGIAIVVVTHQMSVVRQLCHKVSILEDGEITASGSVSQIFLNQPQSLKNLLGDEETELSLTNGAQIKISYQENDANSTWLSDMARTLDIHFAISRASLEPYRDAVLGTIVIRLDETQVSAVTAYLSKLDVTWEVIRSDGK, encoded by the coding sequence TTGATTGAAGTTGACAATCTGCAAAAATCGTATAGTGATACTCCGGTTTTAAAAAACATCAATCTGCGCATCGAAGCCGGTGAAATTTATGGCCTTGTCGGTCGCAGCGGCGCCGGAAAATCGACGCTGCTGCGCTGCATTAACGGTTTGGAGCAATACGACGGCGGCGCGCTACGCGTCGAAGGTTTTGATATTCGCAGCCATAGCGAGAAAGAGATTCGCAATTTCCGCAAAAACATCGGCATGATCTTTCAACACTTTTCCTTGATGGAACGCAGAACGGTTTATCAGAATGTCGCCTTGCCGCTCGAATGCTGGGGCTATCCGTCTGCGGAAATCGACCGGCGCGTTAAAGAATTGCTCCGCTTAGTCGATCTGGAAGACAAGATGTCCGAAAAACCGCGCGCATTGAGCGGCGGACAAAAACAACGCGTCGCGATTGCCCGCGCCTTGTCGCTTAACCCCAAAATTCTGCTCTGTGACGAAGCGACGTCGGCCCTCGATCCGAAAACGACCTCCTCGATCCTTCAATTGCTGCGAAGAATCAATGAAACGTTCGGCATCGCCATCGTCGTCGTCACGCATCAGATGTCCGTCGTACGCCAACTCTGCCATAAAGTTTCGATTTTGGAAGATGGCGAAATCACTGCGAGCGGCAGCGTCAGCCAGATTTTTCTTAACCAACCGCAATCCTTGAAGAATTTGCTCGGCGACGAAGAAACGGAACTTTCTTTGACAAACGGCGCGCAAATAAAAATCAGCTATCAGGAAAATGACGCCAACAGCACCTGGCTCTCCGATATGGCGCGTACGCTTGACATCCACTTCGCCATTTCCCGCGCTTCACTGGAACCATACCGCGACGCCGTGCTCGGAACCATCGTCATCCGCCTTGACGAAACCCAGGTCTCCGCAGTGACGGCTTACCTGAGCAAGCTTGATGTAACCTGGGAGGTGATCCGTTCGGATGGAAAATGA